CAGGCCCCGGTGGGCGCGGCGGACGTGGTCTTCGACAAGGGCGAGGTCGACCAGATCGTCACCGACCAGGTCGGCGGCTCGGCACTGTTCGCCTCCCGGTTCCGCGAATGCGCCGCTCGAGCCCTACTGCTCCCCCGGCGCAACCCCGGCAAGCGCACCCCGCTGTGGCAGCAGCGCCAGCGCGCCTCGCAACTCCTTGAGGTGGCCAGCGAGTTCGGTTCGTTCCCGATCGTCCTGGAGGCGGTCCGCGAGTGCCTCCAGGACGTCTTCGACGTCCCCGGCCTGGTCGAGCTGATGGGCGACCTGGAGTCCCGCAAGGTCCGCCTCGTCGAGGTCACCACCGCCGAGCCCTCCCCCTTCGCCCGCTCGCTCCTCTTCGGTTATGTCGCCCAGTTCCTGTACGAGGGAGACTCCCCGCTCGCCGAGCGCCGTGCCGCGGCCCTGTCCCTCGACTCCCGTCTGCTGGCGGAGCTGCTCGGCCAGGCGGAGCTGCGCGAGCTGCTCGACGCCGAGGTCCTGGCGGAGCTGGAGCGGGAACTTCAGTGGCTCACCGAGGACCGCCGCGCGAAGGACGCGGAGAGCGTCGCGGACCTCCTCCGCCTCCTCGGCCCGCTCACGGACGCGGAGTTGACGGAACGAGGCGCGGAACCGCAGTGGGCGCAGGACCTCGCCAAGGCCCGCCGCGCCATCCGGGTCCGCATCTCCGGCACCGACCACTGGGCGGCGATCGAGGACGCGGGCCGGCTGCGCGACGCACTGGGCACCGCACTGCCGGTCGGCGTCCCCGAGGCCTTCACCGAGCCGGTCAAGGACCCGCTGGGCGACCTCCTCGCGCGCTACGCCCGCACCCACGGCCCGTTCACCTCGGCGACCGCGGCGGCCCGCTTCGGTCTGGGCGTGGCGGTCACGGAGGGCGCGTTGCAGCGCCTCGCCGCGAACGGCCGTGTCGTACAAGGGGAGTTCCATCCGGCGGGCATCGGCCAGGAGTGGTGCGACGCGGCCGTGCTCCGCCGCCTCCGCCGCCGCTCCCTGGCCGCCCTGCGCCATGAACTCGAACCGGTGCCGCCGCCCGCGCTCGCGCAGTTCCTCCCCCAGTGGCAGCACATCGGCAAGGGCCACGGCCTGCGCGGCATCGACGGCCTGGTGCGTGCCATAGAGCAGTTGCAGGGCGCGTCGGTCCCCGCCTCCGCCCTGGAGAAGCTGGTCCTGCCCTCCCGCGTGGCGAACTACACCCCGGCGATGCTCGACGAACTCACCTCCGCCGGCGAGGTGGTGTGGGCCGGGGCCGGTTCCCTGCCCGGCAAGGACGGCTGGGTGTCCCTCTACGTCGCGGACGCGGCCCCCCTCCTCCTGCCGCCCCCGCATCCCCTGGAGCTGACGGCTCTCCACGACTCCGTCCTCACCGCCCTCTCCGGCGGCTACGGCCTGTTCTTCCGCCAGATCGCCGACCAGGTCCGCGCGACCACCCACCCCGACGCCACCGACCCCCAGCTCGCCGACGCCGTCTGGGACCTGGCCTGGTCCGGCCGCCTCACCAACGACACCCTCACGCCCATGCGCTCCCTGCTGGGCTCGGGCCGCACGGCCGGCTCGACGGCCCACCGCGCCAAGCGCACGATGCCGCGCGGCCGTTATGGCTCCCTCACCGCCGCCGCCCGCCCGGCGTCCCGCACCGGCCCGCCCACCGTCGCCGGCCGCTGGTCCCTGCTGCCCGACCGCGAGCCCGACGCCACCGTGCGCGCCCACGCCCTCGCCCGCACCCTCCTCGACCGGCACGGCGTGGTGACCCGGGGCGCGGTCGCCGCGGAGGGCGTCGAGGGCGGCTTCTCGGCGACGTACCGCATCCTGTCCGCGTTCGAGGAGACCGGCCAGGCCCGCCGCGGCTATGTGGTGGAGGGCCTCGGCGCCGCCCAGTTCGCGATGGACGGCGCGGTGGACCGCCTCCGCGCGGCGGCGAACGCCCGCGAACGCGGCCAGGGCGACGCCGCCGCCCCGGCGACCGACGACTTCACCGCGTACGCCGACTTCAGCACTCCAGACGCCGGCACCGACTTCTGGCAGACCAACGGAGACCAGGCCCCCCTGGGCCTCGACGACACGTACGACCCTCTACCCCCGGCCCAGGCCCCCACCTCAGGCGACCACTACGTCTCCCCCCGCGACCACCGCGCCCCCGCACCGCACCGCCGCGACCGCCCCTCCCCCGACACCCGAGCCGTCGTCCTGGCCGCCGCCGACCCGGCGAACGCCTACGGCGCCGCCCTGCCCTGGCCCGAGCCCCCCACCGGCGCCGGGCACAAGGCCGGCCGCAAGGCGGGCTCCCTGGTGGTCCTGGTCGACGGTGAGCTGACGCTCTACATGGAGCGCGGCGGCAAGACCCTCCTGGCCTGGCCCGAGGACCCGAACACCAAACCCACCGAGGACCCCCGCCTCCAGATGGCAGCCGACGCCCTGGCGGCAGCCGCCCGCGCGGGATCCCTGGGTACGGTCACGGTAGAACGCGTCAACGGCGCCTCAGCCCTGACCTCACCCCTCGGCACCCTCCTGGAATCAGCAGGCTTCATCGCCACCCCACGAGGCCTTCGGCTAAGGGCCTGACACACCCCACCGACCCTTCTGCGCCGACGGCAGCCCACACCCACCCAGGGGCGCGGGGAACTGCCCGACAAGCCACCCACACGCCGCACCCGCCACACCACAGCAGCCCCCCGCCCACTGGGCGCCGGCCTCCCACCCCATGCCACCCTTGACCCATGCCCGAAGGAGACACCGTCTGGCAGACAGCGACCCGCCTCCACACCGCCCTCGCCGGCCAGCCACTCACCCGCAGCGACCTGCGCGTCCCCAAGTTCGCCACGGCCGACCTCACCGGCCGCACCGTCCTGGACGTCACCCCGCGCGGCAAGCACCTCCTGACCCGCATCGAGGGCGGCCTGACCCTCCACTCGCACCTCAAGATGGACGGCTCCTGGAAGGTGTACGCCAACGGCCGACGCTGGACCGGCGGCCCCGCCCACCAGATCCGCGCGATCCTCGGCAACGCCGACCGGACGGCCGTCGGCTACCGCCTCCCCGTCCTGGAACTCCTCCGCACCAGCGACGAGGAACGCGTCGTAGGCCACCTCGGCCCCGACCTCCTGGGCCCGGACTGGAACCCCGACCGCGTCCTCGCCAACCTCCTGAGCGACCCCGCCCGCCCCCTCGGCGAGGCCCTCCTCGACCAGCGCAACCTCGCCGGAATCGGCAATGTCTACAAGAGCGAGCTCTGCTTCCTCCTGGGCGTGACCCCCTGGCTCCCCGTCGGCGCGCTCCCCGCCGACCGCGCCGCCAAGCTCCCCGCGCTGGCCAAGAAGCTCCTGGAGGCCAACCGCGACCGCCCGGTCCGCACCACCACGGGCCGCCACGGCCAGGACCTCTTCGTCTACGGCCGCGCCCGCATCCCCTGCCTGCGCTGCCACACCCCCGTCCGGCTGGCCAACCAGGGCGACGGCTCCCGCGAACGCCCCACCTACTGGTGCCCGACGTGCCAGAGGGGACCCGCCCCGGGGACCACCCCGCACCCCGCAACCCCACACCGTACGACTAATTGACGACCCGTCAGAAACCCTCGTACCGTCCCCTCATGACCGTCAGCGCGTACGACCTGACCGGACGCACCGCCTTCGTCACCGGCGCCGCCGGCGGTATCGGCCGCGCCTGTGCGGTCCTGCTCGCCGAAGCGGGCGCCACCGTGCACTGCGCCGACCGCGACCCGCAGGGCCTGCACGAGACGGCGACCCTCATCAAGGACGCGGGCGGCACCGCCCACACCCACCACCTCGACGTGACGGACCGCAACCGGCTCCGCGAGGCCATCGCCTCCTGCGAGCACCTGGACGTGCTGGCCGCGATCGCCGGGATCATGCACAGCAGCCCCGTCCTGGAGACCGCGGACGCGGATCTCGACCGCGTCCTGAACGTCAACTTCAAGGGCGTGCTGTACGCCTCCCAGGAGGCGGCCCGCCTGATGATCGCCCGGCAGACCCGGGGCAGCATCGTCACCATGGCCTCGGGCGCCGTCGACACCGGCGGTCCCGGCCTGCTCGCCTACGGCGCGGCCAAGGCGGCCGTCGTGCAGCTGACGAAGACCCTGGCGACCGAGGTCGGCCGGCACGGCATCCGGGTCAACGCCGTCGCCCCGGGCTGGATCCGTACGCCGATGACCGACCGCCACGGTGAGGCCCAGGAGCGGACCGAGGCCCTGATGGCCCGCATGTCACCGCTGGGCCGGGTAGGCCGATCCCACGAGGTGGCTCACGCCGTGCTGTACCTGGCGTCCGACGCCGCGTCCTTCACGACGGGCCAGATCCTGCGCCCGAACGGCGGCGTGGCGATGCCGTGGTGACGGTGTTCCCGGGCGCCGACGTCGTCGTACCCCGCCAGCGCCCCACGGCCAGCGCCCCGGCCGCCCGCGCCCTCGGCACACAGTGCACCGGCAGCAGGCTCAGCCCCCACCCTCCGGCCGCGACGGCACCCTCCAGCACCCCCGCACCGGGGGCCAGCGCCAGTCGCAGCACAGCCCACCACCACAGCGCCCCCAGCGTGAGAGCCGCCCCCCACCGCACTATCGGACGGACCACGACCCCACCTCCAGCCCGCAGAACCCGAAGCCCTCAGGGCACCCGGCAAGACCACGGAAACCGACGCTAGGCCCGGGCCCCGACCGCCGACAGGGCGCACCAAGGGCACACCGAGGCACCATTGGCCCCCGCTTCACCCGTTCTCGGCCTGGAACATCCAGTGATGCTTCTCCAGATCCGCCGTGATCCCGATGAAGAGGTCCTGGCTGACGGGGTCGGCGTCACCGGTGGCCGCCACCCGCTCCCGCATCCGCCCGATCACCGCGCCCAGCGCGTCCACCAGCGTCCCCACCGCGTCCGCGTCCTTCACCCATCCCTCGGACACCGCGCCGATGCCGCTGCCCGCCGCCACGGTCGCCGCACGCCCGTCCGGCGGGACGCCCAGCGCGGAGGCCCGCTCGGCGACGGTGTCGGAGTGGGTGCGCGCGATGTCCACGACCTCGTCGAGTTGCAGATGCACGGACCGGAACCGCGGCCCGACCACGTTCCAGTGGATCTGCTTCGCCACGAGGGCGAGGTCCACCAGATCGACGAGCGCCCCTTGCAGAGCCTCGGCCACGGTCTTCAGGTCCGTGTCGGACAACGGGCTCTTCACGACGTACATGCGCATGCTCCGATTCCTGTGCACAGCCCCGAGCCCAGCGGTTCCACGATGCGGTTCCACAACGCTTTTCACGATGCGGTTCCACAACGCTGTTCCACGATGCACGAAAGCCCCGGCCGACGCCTCTCCAGATGTTCCGGAGAGACCCGGCCGGGGCCTCGCGCACTTCGCAGAGTGCTTTGCACTTCTCAGCGCATCGTCAGCCCGTCCTCGAGCGGAACCCGAGGGCGTACGCGCGTGGCGCTCAGGCGGCGACGACGTCCACTGCCTCGGCGGGCGCCTTGATGGTCACCCGTTCCGGTGGCACACCGGTCACCGAGACGGCACCCAGCATCGGACGACGTACCGGCGTGGGCACGGTCTCGCTGGGGGTGGCCGCAGCGGACTGGGCCAGCTCGGCGAGGGCGAGCTCGTCGCTCACTTCCCGCATCAGTTCGGACATCCGTACGTCCAGCGCGTCGCAGATGGCGGAGAGCAGCTCGGAGGAAGCCTCCTTCTGCCCCCGCTCCACCTCGGAGAGATAGCCGAGTGAAACTCGGGCGGACGAGGAGACTTCGCGCAGAGTACGGCCCTGGCGTTGGCGCTGCCGACGCAGCACGTCACCCAGCAGGCGACGGAGCAGAATCATCGGTGGCTCCCTCCTCGGACCGCGTAGCCGCATCCTTCACGCCCCACCGTACCGCCTTGCGCCGCGGCCGTGCGGGGAGCGATGTCGTGTTCACTCAGGGCTGCAAACATCAAAACCCCCCGTTCCGTTCCGTATCCTGTGCCCGCTCATTCCCGGTCTGTTCGCCCGCAAGCTCCTGAAGGAGCAGTGCGAGTACGCTCCGTACACTCTCCATACGAATTTCCGCGCGGTCGCCGTTCAACCGCAGCGACGCCACTTTCCCGCCATCGGAGAGCTCCGAGGCCGGGCCGTCGACCGCCACGTAGACCGTCCCGACGGGCTTTCCGTCCTGTTCTTCCGGTCCTGCGACGCCCGTGGTCGCAATGCCCCAGTCAGCGCCGAGCACCTTGCGTACGCCGGCCGCCATCTGGGCCGCGACCTGCGGGTCCACCGCGCCGCGCGCCGCCAGCAGGGCGGCGTCGACACCGAGCACTTCGTGCTTCAGTTCGGTGGCGTAGGCCGTCACCGAACCGCGGAAGGCCTGCGAGGCCCCGGGAGCCGCTGTGATTTCCGCCGCAACCAATCCACCGGTGAGCGACTCGGCGACCGCGAGGGTCTCGCCCTTCACCGCCAGTAGTCGCACCACTTCAGTGGCCGGGGAACTCACGCTTCCGTCTCCTCCAACGCCGCTTCGCGCTCGGCGATTCCCTGCCTGCGCAGCACAATGGCTTGTCTCACATAGTCGAGGCCGGTCGCCACGGTCAGGACGACCGCCACGGCCATCACCCAGAACCTCGCAGTGGCCAGCCACCCCGTCAGCGCCAGGATGTACATCCCGACCGCGATGCCCTGGGCGAGGGTCTTGAGCTTGCCGCCGCGGCTCGCCGGGATGACGCCGTACCGGATGACGATGAAACGCAGCAGCGTGATCCCGAGTTCCCGGCCGAGAATGACCGCGGTCACCCACCACGGCAGATCGCCGAGGCCGGACAGACAGATCAGCGCCGCCCCCATGATCGCCTTGTCGGCGATGGGGTCGGCGATCTTCCCGAAGTCGGTGACGAGGTTGTAGGTGCGCGCCAGATGACCGTCGAAGAGGTCGGTGATCATGGCGATCGAGAAGGCGGCCCAGGCGAACGAGCGCCACGCGGGGTCGTGTCCGCCGTCGGCCAGCATCAGCGCGACGAAGCCCGGCACCAGCAGCAGCCGGATCATCGTCAGGATGTTGGCGATGTTCCAGAGGCTGGCCTGGTCGACGGCCGCGGCCGCGATCTTCCCGCCGCGCGCGGACTTGCCACCGTTGTCGGCACCGGCCGCACCCATCTGGGCAGTGCCCGCCTTGGAGGGGCCGCCCGCGGCGGATGCCGGTACTCCGGTCATCTGCCCGCCTCCTCACTACACGCGAGTGAGCCCGTCACCGGCTCGGCCACCAGATCGACACCCTCGGTACCGACCACCTTCGCCTCGACGATACGGCCGACACTCAGCTCCTCGCCGCTCGTGAGCAGCACCTGGCCGTCCGTCTCCGGCGCCTGGTGCGCACCGCGCCCGTACACGCCCTCGTCGTCCACGGACTCCACCAGCACGTGCACGGTCTCGCCCACGCGCTCCTCGGCCCGCTGCGAGACCAGCTCCTCGGCGAGCCGGGAGACACGTGCCAGCCGCTCGGCGACGACGTCCTCGTCCAGCTTGTTCTCGTACGTGGCCGCTTCGGTGCCCTCCTCGTCGGAGTAGCCGAAGACGCCGATCGCGTCCAGCCTCGCACCATTGAGGAACCGCTCCAGCTCGGCCAGATCGGCCTCGCTCTCACCGGGGAAGCCGACGATGAAGTTGGAGCGCACACCCGCCTGCGGGGCCTTGCTCCGGATGGTGTCGAGCAGCTCCAGGAAGCGGTCGGTGTCACCGAAGCGGCGCATGGAGCGCAGCACGTCGGGCGCGGAGTGCTGGAAGGACAGGTCGAAGTAGGGCACGACCTTGGGCGTGGACGTCAGCACGTCGATGAGGCCGGGCCGCATCTCGGCGGGCTGGAGGTAGCTGACGCGCACCCGCTCGATGCCGTCGACCTCGGCGAGCTCGGGCAGCAGGGACTCCAGCAGACGGATGTCGCCCAGGTCCTTGCCGTAGGAGGTGTTGTTCTCGGAGACCAGCATGATCTCCTTGACGCCCTGCTCGCCCAGCCAGCGCGCCTCGTTCAGCACGTCCGAGGGCCGCCGGGAGATGAACGAGCCGCGGAAGGACGGGATGGCGCAGAACGTGCAGCGCCGGTCGCAGCCGGAGGCAAGCTTCACCGAGGCGACCGGGGAGCCGTCCAGACGGCGGCGCAGGGGCGCGCGCGGGCCGGAGGACGGAGCGAGCCCCTCCGGGAGGTCCACGGGGCCGTGCCCGGGCAGCGCCACCTCGGCCGCCGACTCCTGGCGCTCGGCCGGGCTGATCGGCAGCAGCTTGCGGCGGTCGCGCGGGGTGTGCGAGGCGTGGATGCCGCCGTTCAGGATGGTCTGGAGGCGGTCGGAGATGTCGGCGTAGTCGTCGAAGCCGAGCACGCCGTCGGCTTCGGGGAGGGCCTCGGCGAGGTCCTTTCCGTACCGCTCGGCCATGCAGCCCACCGCCACGACGGCCTGGGTTCTGCCATGTCCCTTGAGGTCGTTGGCCTCCAGGAGGGCGTCGACGGAGTCCTTCTTGGCGGCGTCGACGAAGCCGCAGGTGTTGACGACGGCGACATCCGCGTCCGCGGCGTCCTTCACGAGGTCCCAGCCGTCCGCCTCCAAGCGGCCTGCGAGCTCCTCCGAGTCCACCTCGTTACGGGCGCAGCCAAGAGTGACGAGTGCGACGGTACGGCGTTCAGGCATGGGCTCAAGACTACTTTGTCCCACCGACAACAAACGTCGACGGGGTTGGTGAAGATCACCAACCCCGTCGAGCACGCGCCGAGCCTCAGCCGACCTGCGGGTCGCCCTTGGTGTACGTCAGGCGCTCCACGGCGCCGGGCGCCCAGTCGTCGTCGATCTTCTTGCCGTTCACATACAGCTGGATCGCCCCGGCGTCACCGAGGACGAGGTTGATCTTCTCGCTGTCCTGGAAGGTCTTCGACTCGCCCTGCTGAAGCAGACCGTCGAAGAGCAGCCGGCCGTTGTGGTCCTTGGCGGAGATCCAGCTCTTGCCGTCAGGGGCGCTCACCCGGACGGTCACCTTGTCCTGCGGAGCCGCCGCGATGGCGCTGTCGGACGGGTCCGGCTTCGGCGACTCGGGCTTCTCGCTCTTCGGAGTGGGCGTGGCGGACTTGCCGGCCGTGGGCGTGGAGCCGTCGGCGACCTGTGCCTTGCCGCCCTCGTCGTCGCCCTTGAACGCGGTGAACCCGACGAATCCGATCACGGCGACGATCGCGGCGACCATGGCCGCGGTCCAGTTGGGCCCGCGACGCTCGGGACGGATGCGTTCCGCCTCGAACAGCGGGGCCGCCGGGGTCGGCGCGGGACGGCCGCCGTGGTCGGCGTCGTACTGGGCGAGGAGGGGGGCCGGGTCGAGGCGTACGGCCTTGGCCAGGGTCCGGATGTGGCCTCGGGCGTAGACGTCACCGCCGCAGGGGGTGAAGTCGTCCGCTTCGATGGCATGCACGATGGCGATACGGACCCGGGTGGCGTTGCTGACGTCGTCGACGGTCAGCCCGGCCGCGATACGTGCCTGCTGGAGGGCACGGCCGACGGAGATTCGGGCTTCCTCGCGGTCGTCTTCGAACGGACGCTCGTCTTCAGGGGAGTTGCCGATGGACACGGGGGCGCCTTTCGAGCGTTTAAGCCACCTGTGC
This DNA window, taken from Streptomyces sp. NBC_00663, encodes the following:
- the rimO gene encoding 30S ribosomal protein S12 methylthiotransferase RimO, with amino-acid sequence MPERRTVALVTLGCARNEVDSEELAGRLEADGWDLVKDAADADVAVVNTCGFVDAAKKDSVDALLEANDLKGHGRTQAVVAVGCMAERYGKDLAEALPEADGVLGFDDYADISDRLQTILNGGIHASHTPRDRRKLLPISPAERQESAAEVALPGHGPVDLPEGLAPSSGPRAPLRRRLDGSPVASVKLASGCDRRCTFCAIPSFRGSFISRRPSDVLNEARWLGEQGVKEIMLVSENNTSYGKDLGDIRLLESLLPELAEVDGIERVRVSYLQPAEMRPGLIDVLTSTPKVVPYFDLSFQHSAPDVLRSMRRFGDTDRFLELLDTIRSKAPQAGVRSNFIVGFPGESEADLAELERFLNGARLDAIGVFGYSDEEGTEAATYENKLDEDVVAERLARVSRLAEELVSQRAEERVGETVHVLVESVDDEGVYGRGAHQAPETDGQVLLTSGEELSVGRIVEAKVVGTEGVDLVAEPVTGSLACSEEAGR
- a CDS encoding SDR family NAD(P)-dependent oxidoreductase, coding for MTVSAYDLTGRTAFVTGAAGGIGRACAVLLAEAGATVHCADRDPQGLHETATLIKDAGGTAHTHHLDVTDRNRLREAIASCEHLDVLAAIAGIMHSSPVLETADADLDRVLNVNFKGVLYASQEAARLMIARQTRGSIVTMASGAVDTGGPGLLAYGAAKAAVVQLTKTLATEVGRHGIRVNAVAPGWIRTPMTDRHGEAQERTEALMARMSPLGRVGRSHEVAHAVLYLASDAASFTTGQILRPNGGVAMPW
- a CDS encoding helix-turn-helix domain-containing protein, with amino-acid sequence MSIGNSPEDERPFEDDREEARISVGRALQQARIAAGLTVDDVSNATRVRIAIVHAIEADDFTPCGGDVYARGHIRTLAKAVRLDPAPLLAQYDADHGGRPAPTPAAPLFEAERIRPERRGPNWTAAMVAAIVAVIGFVGFTAFKGDDEGGKAQVADGSTPTAGKSATPTPKSEKPESPKPDPSDSAIAAAPQDKVTVRVSAPDGKSWISAKDHNGRLLFDGLLQQGESKTFQDSEKINLVLGDAGAIQLYVNGKKIDDDWAPGAVERLTYTKGDPQVG
- the pgsA gene encoding CDP-diacylglycerol--glycerol-3-phosphate 3-phosphatidyltransferase, whose product is MTGVPASAAGGPSKAGTAQMGAAGADNGGKSARGGKIAAAAVDQASLWNIANILTMIRLLLVPGFVALMLADGGHDPAWRSFAWAAFSIAMITDLFDGHLARTYNLVTDFGKIADPIADKAIMGAALICLSGLGDLPWWVTAVILGRELGITLLRFIVIRYGVIPASRGGKLKTLAQGIAVGMYILALTGWLATARFWVMAVAVVLTVATGLDYVRQAIVLRRQGIAEREAALEETEA
- a CDS encoding ATP-dependent helicase codes for the protein MVSSTRRALDGFSPATRGWFTGAFDAPTAAQAGAWTAIKEGSDVLVVAPTGSGKTLAAFLAALDDLASTPPPADPRKRCRVLYVSPLKALAVDVERNLRSPLTGIRQESVRLGLPEPEVKVGIRSGDTPAAERRALSTRPPDILITTPESLFLMLTSATRDALTGIDTVILDEVHAVAGTKRGAHLALSLERLDELLAKPARRIGLSATVRPVDEIARYLSPQRKVEIVQPKSGKEFDLSVVVPVEDLGELGGSPVADGSEGAERPSIWPHVEERITDLVQAHRSTIVFANSRRLAERLCNRLNEIAYERATGEPLADHHAPAELMGGSGAAQGAPPVIARAHHGSVSKEQRALVEEDLKAGRLPAVVATSSLELGIDMGAVDLVVQVESPPSVASGLQRVGRAGHQVGAVSTGVVFPKYRGDLVQAAVVTERMRTGSIESLKVPANPLDVLAQQLVAMTALDTWQLDDLLATVRRAAPFASLPESAFTAVLDMLAGRYPSDAFAELRPRVVWDRVAGTITGRPGAQRLAVTSGGTIPDRGLFGVFLAGADPKKGGGRVGELDEEMVYESRVGDVFTLGTSSWRIEDITRDRVLVSPAPGVPGRLPFWKGDQLGRPLELGRAVGAFLREVGSMPKEKSRPRLLAAGLDTWAADNVLTYLDEQREACGHIPDDRTIVVERFRDELGDWRVVVHSPFGAQVHAPWALALGAKLSERYGMDAQVMHADDGIVLRLPDADLMGLDLLDQEPMKLGTEYDADQAPVGAADVVFDKGEVDQIVTDQVGGSALFASRFRECAARALLLPRRNPGKRTPLWQQRQRASQLLEVASEFGSFPIVLEAVRECLQDVFDVPGLVELMGDLESRKVRLVEVTTAEPSPFARSLLFGYVAQFLYEGDSPLAERRAAALSLDSRLLAELLGQAELRELLDAEVLAELERELQWLTEDRRAKDAESVADLLRLLGPLTDAELTERGAEPQWAQDLAKARRAIRVRISGTDHWAAIEDAGRLRDALGTALPVGVPEAFTEPVKDPLGDLLARYARTHGPFTSATAAARFGLGVAVTEGALQRLAANGRVVQGEFHPAGIGQEWCDAAVLRRLRRRSLAALRHELEPVPPPALAQFLPQWQHIGKGHGLRGIDGLVRAIEQLQGASVPASALEKLVLPSRVANYTPAMLDELTSAGEVVWAGAGSLPGKDGWVSLYVADAAPLLLPPPHPLELTALHDSVLTALSGGYGLFFRQIADQVRATTHPDATDPQLADAVWDLAWSGRLTNDTLTPMRSLLGSGRTAGSTAHRAKRTMPRGRYGSLTAAARPASRTGPPTVAGRWSLLPDREPDATVRAHALARTLLDRHGVVTRGAVAAEGVEGGFSATYRILSAFEETGQARRGYVVEGLGAAQFAMDGAVDRLRAAANARERGQGDAAAPATDDFTAYADFSTPDAGTDFWQTNGDQAPLGLDDTYDPLPPAQAPTSGDHYVSPRDHRAPAPHRRDRPSPDTRAVVLAAADPANAYGAALPWPEPPTGAGHKAGRKAGSLVVLVDGELTLYMERGGKTLLAWPEDPNTKPTEDPRLQMAADALAAAARAGSLGTVTVERVNGASALTSPLGTLLESAGFIATPRGLRLRA
- a CDS encoding DNA-formamidopyrimidine glycosylase family protein, whose translation is MPEGDTVWQTATRLHTALAGQPLTRSDLRVPKFATADLTGRTVLDVTPRGKHLLTRIEGGLTLHSHLKMDGSWKVYANGRRWTGGPAHQIRAILGNADRTAVGYRLPVLELLRTSDEERVVGHLGPDLLGPDWNPDRVLANLLSDPARPLGEALLDQRNLAGIGNVYKSELCFLLGVTPWLPVGALPADRAAKLPALAKKLLEANRDRPVRTTTGRHGQDLFVYGRARIPCLRCHTPVRLANQGDGSRERPTYWCPTCQRGPAPGTTPHPATPHRTTN
- a CDS encoding Dps family protein; the encoded protein is MYVVKSPLSDTDLKTVAEALQGALVDLVDLALVAKQIHWNVVGPRFRSVHLQLDEVVDIARTHSDTVAERASALGVPPDGRAATVAAGSGIGAVSEGWVKDADAVGTLVDALGAVIGRMRERVAATGDADPVSQDLFIGITADLEKHHWMFQAENG
- a CDS encoding CinA family protein, which encodes MSSPATEVVRLLAVKGETLAVAESLTGGLVAAEITAAPGASQAFRGSVTAYATELKHEVLGVDAALLAARGAVDPQVAAQMAAGVRKVLGADWGIATTGVAGPEEQDGKPVGTVYVAVDGPASELSDGGKVASLRLNGDRAEIRMESVRSVLALLLQELAGEQTGNERAQDTERNGGF
- a CDS encoding helix-turn-helix domain-containing protein produces the protein MILLRRLLGDVLRRQRQRQGRTLREVSSSARVSLGYLSEVERGQKEASSELLSAICDALDVRMSELMREVSDELALAELAQSAAATPSETVPTPVRRPMLGAVSVTGVPPERVTIKAPAEAVDVVAA